The sequence ACGCTCACGTTGGTGGTGGGCTATGCCCCCGGCGGCGCCACCGACCGCGCCGCCCGTCTGATCGGTGAACACTTGCGCGCCCGCCATGGCTTGAACGTGATCGTGGACAACCGCACCGGCGCGGGCGGGCGCATCGCCGCGCAACAAGTCAAGCGGGCGGGTGCCGATCAAAACGTGCTGCTGCTGGCCAACCCGGCCACCATGGTCATCGCCCCCGTGGTGTTCAAAGACGCGGGCTACGACCCGGAAAAGGACTTCGTGCCGGTCAGCCAAGTCAGCGAATACCAGTTTGCCATCGCGGTGGGCGCCTCAATTCCGCTCAAGGAAGTGAACCACCTGTTCGCCTGGCTGCGCAGCAACCCGGATCGGGCCAACTTCGGTGTGCCAGCCACGGGCAGCTTGCCGCACTTTTTCAGCTTGATGCTGGCCGAGCAAGCCAAGGTGTCGCCGCAGATCATCGGCTACAAAGGGTCGGCCCCGCTGCAAACCGATTTGATCGGCGGCCAGGTGCCCGTGGCCATCGACACCCTGGACTCACTTTATGCCCTGCACCAAGCGGGCAAGCTGCGCATCTTGGCCAGCTCGGGCGAGCAACGCGCCAGCTTTGCGCGGGATATCCCTACCTTCAGGGAGGCTGGCCTGAAACTGAGCGCCAACGGCTGGAATACCTTCTTTGCGCCCGTACAGATGCCCAGTGCGAAGGTACAGTGGCTCGCAACCGCCATACGCGCCGCTATGCAAGAACCGTCGATCCGTCAAGCGTTCGACAAAGTGTTCATGACACCCGTCATCACAAATCAGGAGGAAACGCGGCGCGCCTTGGCCCAATTCCGTGCGCAGTGGCTGCCCATTGTGCAGCGCACGCACTTTGAGCCTTGAACTTGTTCCTCCTGCTGCCATGAATGACCGTCTGCTCTCGTCTCGTCCCCATCGGGTGACTCGGCCACTGGCCGCCTTGGCGCTGGGCTGTGCCAGCCTGCTGCTCCCCTGGTCAGTGGCCCATGCCGCCCCCGACGACACCCTGACCTTGGTGGTGGGTTATCCCGCCGGGGGCACGACGGATCAGGTCGCACGCATCTTGGCACCCCATCTGAGTGCCCGCCTGCGCATGCCGGTCAAGGTGGAAAACCGGGTGGGCCACGGTGGCCATCAAGCCGCCCGTGACGTGGCCAAGGCCGATGCCTCGCAAAATGTGCTGCTGCTGAGCAACCCAGCGGTGATGGTGATTGCGCCCGTCACCCAAAACAACCTCGGCTACAGCCCCGACAAGGATTTCACCCCGGTCGCCCACGTCGTCGATTACGAACTGGCCTTGGCGATCAACAAGGATTTGCCCCCGAATCGGATGATGTTCTTGGTCAGTTGGCTGTGGTCGCACCCCGAAGACAGCCGCTTTGCCGTGCCTGCGCTGGCCAGTCTGCCCCACTTTTTTGGGCTGAAGTTGAGCGTGGCGGCCCGGGTCAAACCCACCATCGTGGATGGCAAAGGCTCGGCGGCTCTGGCCGCCAATTTGGCCAGTGGCCGGGAAAAAATCGCCATTGACACCCTGAGCGCCTTGTTGCCCCGTCACCAAAAAGGCGACGTGATCATTCTGGCGACTTCGGGCCGGCAACGCGCCAAACAACTGCCCGACGTGCCCACCTTCTACGAGAACGGCCTCAAGATCAGCGCCCTGGGTTGGAATGCGTTTTACGCGCCCAGCAGCATGCCAGCCGCCAAGGTGCAGATGCTGGGGGGGCACATCCGATCCGTCATGAGCGATCCGGCGGTGCGCAAGGCCATTTTGAACACAGGCATGGTGCCCGTGGCCGCCGGCCCCGACGAAACCGCGCAGATGTTGCGCCGCTTCCGCAGCGAATGGGAGCCATTGGTGCGCCACTACAGCTTTGCCCCCTGATTTTTTTCTGTGATGACCCGCAACGTCTTGTTCATCATGGCCGACCAGCTTCGCCGGGATCACCTGGCGTGCTACGGCCACCCCTACATACGCACCCCGCATCTGGACGCCCTGGCGCGGCGCGGTGTGCGCTTTGATCAAGCTTATGTGAACTCTGGCGTGTGTGGCCCGTCGCGCATGAGTTACTACACGGGGCGTTACCCCAGCAGCCACGGTGCCACCTGGAACCGGGTGCCGTTGCCGATTGGCGAAGTGACGCTCGGGGAATACCTGCGCAGCGCGGGGCACCGCTTGGCGCTGGCAGGCAAAACCCACGTCATGCCCGACCATGCCGGCTTGCAGCGCTTGGACATCGACGGCGGCTCCGCCCTGGGCGCGCTGCTGCGCCGAGGCGGTTTCGAGGAAATCGACCGCTACGACGGCCACCATCGCCCCGGCGCCGAAAGCGGTTACCCGGCCTTCCTGCGCGCCATGGGCTATGACAGCGCCGATCCGTGGAGCGATTACGTCATTTCTGGCATCGACGCCAGCGGCCAAGTGGTGAGCGGCTGGCACATGCGCAACGTCCACCTGCCGGCGCGTGTGGCCGAACCGCACTCGGAAACGGCCTACATGACGGATCAGGCGATGGATTTCATGTCCCGCCAAGGGGATTCGCCTTGGGTGCTGCACCTCAGTTACGTCAAACCGCATTGGCCGTACATGGCGCCGGCGCCCTACCACGCACGCTACAGCTTCGACCAGTGTTTGCCGGTGCAGCGCCATGCCGCTGAGTTGGAGGACGCGCATCCCGTCGTCGCGGCGTACCGCCAGAGCGAGGAAAGCCAAAGTTTCGCCATGGAGGACTGCGTGCGCACCGTGCGCCCGGTCTACCAGGGGTTGATCGAACAGCTCGATCACCACCTGGGCCGCCTGTTCGAACACATGGATCGGCTCGGTGTGCTCCAAGACACGCTGATTCTCTTTTGCGCCGACCACGGTGAATTCCTCGGCGACCATTGGCTGGGCGAAAAAGAACTGTTTTACGACATGGTGCAGCGCGTGCCCTTCATCGTCGTCGATCCAAGCCCGGCGGCGGATGCCACGCGGGGGCAGGTCGAACAGCGCCTCGTTGAAAGCGTGGACGTGGTGCCCACGATTCTTTCGGCCTTGGGCCTGCCCTGCCCGTCTCACCGCTTGGAGGGCCGCAGCCTGCTGCCGCTGCTGCACGGCCACACCACGGACTGGCGCGACGCGGCGTTTTCCGAGCTGGACTACAGCTTCAAGCTCGCCCGTCGCCGCCTGGGGCACACGCCGCAAAACGCCCGCGCCTATTCGGTGCGACAGGGCCGCTGGCGTTACGTCTACTGGCTCGAAGCGCCCGAACAGCTCTACGACCTGGAAGCCGATCCGCACGAAATGCACGACCTTGGCCGCGAGGCCAGCACCGCCAGCGTGCGCCAAGCCCTGCGCGACACGCTGTTGGACTGGCTGGCCCGCCGCAAACGCCGCACCACACTCACCGACGAGCAAGTCGAAACCTCGACCCACGCGCACAAACAAGCCGGGGTGTATTTCGGGCAGTGGTGAGCGGCGCGGCTGTGCGATGCTTGCGCCGTTTTTGCTCTACTGCCTCACCCCCCTAATCTGTCATGAAATACATCGCTTCTCTGGTTGTGCTGGCTTGGCTATCGGGCTGCGCCACCCAAGAAACCATCGACACCGACATTGAAACCGATGCCGTCACCGGTGCCAAAGTGCGGCGCGAGCGCATCAACCTGCCGCAAAACGTCGAATGCACGGACTTTGCCAAGCTCTCCAGCAGCGTCACCCCGCCGGAGCTGTACGGCGGTTTGGTGCGCTGCATTCAGGAAGATCGCTTGAACATCGCGGTGCGCTACTTCGCCTTGGCCGGCACCTACACGACTTACGACACCTACCGCGTCACGGAGGCCGAGCCCCGCAAACTGCACAACAAACTGCCGTTGCGCGTGCGTGAGTTGGTGGGAGAGAAAAAGTGGCGGGAATTTTGGGCCACCACCACCACCACCTTGAGCACGCCGGACACGCTGGCCGAGGTGTGTCACGACGTGCGCAAAATGGCACCGCCCCAATACACCCCACGCTACATGAGCAAGACCAGCCCTGCCGCCAACGTCGAAGGCAACGCTGCCGCGTTCTACGGCAAGGCGCTGGAGAGCTATCTGCACTGCCCCAAGAGCTGAGCCTTGTGATGCCCCCTCGCCGCAGCCCCACCCCGCCGGAACTTCAGCCCGTGTTGGCCCTGTTGAGCACCCTGGAGCCGCTCATCTACGCGGCCAACGCTGGGGCTGACCGTGCGCACTTCGAAGCCTTGCTGGCTCCGGATTTTTGGGAGGTCGGCGGCTCCGGCCAGGTTTACGACCGGGCGTTCGTGCTGGATACCCTGGAGGAACGCCAGCGCCATCCCCGCGAAGAAGCGTGGCACACCTTCGACTGGCACCTGCGGCCCGTCGATGAGCGCCACGTTTTGCTGACCTATGCGTTGCAGCAACCGACCCGGCTGTCCCGCCGCGCCACCTTGTGGCGCCGTACCACCGACGGCTGGCAGATGGTGTACCACCAAGGGACGCCCGTGCTCTAAGCTATTTCCCGCAAGGGTTGATCTTTGACAGGGCCGATTGCAATGCAAAAATCAACGCACGAGCTTGGTCAAAATCAAGCTCTAACTCAGTATTCCCAATGACATCTGAGTCATTTATTCTGGGATCAACAATGTCGGGTACGTCTTCCAGCCTCACATCTGGATTGATCATCCATGTCTCTACATTGATAAAACCCCGGTGTATGTTAGCTTGAACATCGATAAAGCCTTGCCGATAAGCCACTCCAGCACAGCGTATTTTATTTTCAGCAGGCATGAGGTACCCTGAATCAACCGAGATATCAGGCCCGTCCTTTTCTAGTGCGGGCGCAGCACATATTCGTTGTACCACACCCGCCCCGACCGTGATCAGTCAGCGAGAGCAACCCATTGCTGGCACTTGCTTCGCTGACCAAAAATATCGAAACTCTGATGATCCCTCCCGGTAAGCCCAAGACCTTCGCACACAACCTTGATTCGTCGCCCCAATGACGAATGCAATTGCTGAAACGGCGCATCGGTACTCATCGAAGCCAATGCATCAATATAGCGCCGTTGATTTTTATGCGCCAGCTCTCGAATCACCAAATGTGAATCAAAAGGCACCTTCAGTGATTGAACCACTTCGGCGATTGCAGCATCCCAATCTTCCATAAAAACACCTTTCCTCATGAGTTTCAGTGGTCTATTGCCATCATCTGGTCATGATGATGTGCGTGAAGGGTGACTAACCCTTTTTCTTGCGCGAGGTGGCAGCCCGCCGAGCCACGTTCCCCCGCCCCGCCTGCGCAGCCCGGGCGCCCTGGATCGATTTGGCGGATTTGGCAGCGCGTTTGGCTTGTCGATCCGCTTGCTGCGTGGCTGCCAAAGTCTGCACCGCGCTTGCGCTCTCCGCCGAACGCCCCTTGGCCAGCAAACGCTCGCCATCACCCTCGCGCACGATGCGGAAGTCAATGCGACGCCCGTCCAAGTCCACCCGGCTCACCTGCACCTTGACCTTGGTGCCGATGACATAACGCAAGCCCGTGCGCTCGCCGCGCAGTTCCTGGCGCACTTCGTCAAAGCGGAAATACTCGCCACCCAGCTCGGTGATGTGGATCAGCCCTTCGACATACAACGCATCCAGCGTGACGAACACGCCAAAACTCGTCACCGCCGACACGGTGCCCATGAACTCCTCGCCCAAGCGCTCGCGCATGTAACGGCATTTGAGCCAAGCTTGCACATCGGATGATGCCTCGTCGGCGCGGCGCTCGTTGGCGCTGCAATGCAGGCCGATTTGCTCCCACAACGGCACTTCCGCCGCCCCGCTGCGCGTGGGCTTTTTAGCCCCCGGTTCGGGCGCTGGCGGCAGGCCCCGCCCGCCCAGGCGCATGGTTTGGCGCTCCACCCCAGCGCCGACGTTTTTCACCGCCAACCGTTTGCCCGTCAGCAGGGCTTTGATGACGCGATGCACCATCAAATCCGGATAACGGCGAATCGGGCTGGTGAAGTGCGTATAACCCGAGTAAGCCAGACCGAAATGGCCGCTGTTGTGCGGCGTGTAAATCGCTTGCTGCATCGAACGCAGCAACATGGTGTGAATTTGCTGTGCGTCTGGTCGGTCTTGTGTGGCTTTGGAGATGGCTTGCAACTCGGCTGGTTTCGGGTCGTCGCTCAGCGTAAAACCCAGCCCCAGCGCTTTGAGATAGTTTTGCAGGGCTTGACGTTTCTCGGGCGTCGGGCCTTCGTGGACACGGAACAGGCCAGGATGCTTTTTCTCCGCAATGAAATCTGCCGCGCAGACGTTGGCCGCCAGCATGGTTTCTTCGATGAGGCGGTGTGCATCGTTGCGCACACGCGGCACGATTTGCTGAATGCGCCCCAGCTCATCACAGACAATCTGGGTTTCGGTGGTTTCAAAGTCCACCGCCCCACGCCGGTTGCGCGCCTTGAGCAGCGCCCGGTACAGCTCATGTAGGTTCACCAGATGCGGCACCAGCTCGGCGCGCTTTTGCGCTTCCGGCCCGCGTGTGTTGGCCAGGGCGGCAGCCACCTCGGTATAAGTCAGGCGGGCGTGCGAGCGGATCACTGCCGGGTAAAACTGGTAAGCCTGAATCTCGCCTTCCTCGTCGATCACCATGTCGCACACCATCGACAGGCGTTCGACCTCAGGATTCAGCGAACACAGCCCGTTCGAAAGTTTCTCCGGCAACATCGGAATCACCCGACGCGGAAAATACACCGACGTAGCACGCTCGAACGCATCCTTGTCCAGCGCCTCGCCGGGTTTGACGTAATGGCTCACGTCGGCAATTGCCACCAGCAAGCGCCAGCCCTTCAGCGCCGACTTGCCCCGACCGCTGCTGTGCGGCTCGCAGTACACCGCATCGTCAAAATCCCGCGCATCTTCCCCGTCGATGGTGACGAGTGGCACATCGCGCAGGTCGATGCGCTGTTTGTAATCGGCTGGGCGCAGTTTGTCCGGCAACGCGGCGGCTTGGGCCACGGTTTCCGGGCTGAAAATGTGCGGCACGCCGTATTTGCGCACCGCGATTTCGATTTCCATGCCAGGGTCGTCGATCTGCCCCAGCACTTCCACCACGCGCCCCACGGGCTGGGAGAACATGCTCGGTGGCTCGGTCAACTCCACCGACACCACCTGCCCCGCCTGCGCACTGGCCACGGCGTTTTTGGGGATGAGGATGTCTTGCCCGTAACGCTTGTCTTCCGGTGCGACGATCCACGCCCCCTTCTCCAGCAGCAACCGGCCAATGATGGGGGTTTTGCGGCGCTCCAGAATGTCCACCACCCGTCCTTCGGGCCGGCCTTTGCGATCCAACCGCACCACGCGCACTTTGACGCGGTCTCGATGCAACACACCGCGCATTTCCTGCGGGCTGAGATAGATGCTGTCCCCCCCCGCATCCGGCTGGACGAAGCCGTGACCATCCCGGTGACCTTGCACCGTGCCCTCCAGCTCGGCCATTAATGTTGAGTTATTTTCTTGGTTATTTTTCAAAATTTTTGCCACAAACGGCCTTTCTTAGACATAATTCAATTCTTCGCTGAACAGCGCAACGCAAAACGAAGCACAAACAGCGATAAGCCCAGGTGGCGGAATTGGTAGACGCACTAGTTTCAGGTACTAGCGGGTAACTCCGTGGAGGTTCGAGTCCTCTCCTGGGCACCAAGATCGTAAAGGCCAGCAGCGAAAGTTGCTGGCCTTTTTCGTTTTGTGCATCGCAAAGATGCCAAAAAAGGCGGCTTGCCTGCACAGCTCGCCGCCTCGTTCGCCTTAGATCGACAACTTGCGCGCCAGACCCGCTGGGCGCAATGTGTCGTACTCTTCGAAAGGCTGGTGAATCCACAGGCTCGTGGCCAGCATTTCGACGTAATAGTCCGGCGTGTAGCAGGACACCGCTTTCGTCCACAGCACCGCCGAGCGCAGCTCGGCAATGGCCGGCATGCCGCGCAGGCGCTCGACCACCGCTTGCAGCGTCACCCCGGAATCGGCCAAATCGTCCACCAGCAGCACGCGGCCAGCCAGCTCGCCCTTGGGCATGGTGATGTACTTGGCCATGTCGAGGCGACCCTGAATGGTGCCGCCCTCAGCGCGGTAGCTGCTCGTGGCCATGATGGCCAGCGGCTTGTCAAACACCCGCGAAAGCACATCCCCCGGGCGCAGGCCACCCCGGGCCAGGCACAGGATTTGGTCAAACTCCCAGCCCGAAGCGTGTACCTTGAGCGCCAGCTTCTCGATCAGCAGGTGGTACTCGTCCCAGGAGACGTAGAGGTGCTTGCCGTCATCGGTGAGCATCATCGTGTCCTTTCTCATCAGCCTCGGAACGGGTGGCGCAGCAGGATGGTGTGATCCCGGTCGGGGCCGGTGGACACCATGTCAATCGGCGCACCGATGATTTCTTCCACGCGCTTCAGGTAAGCGCGGGCGTTTTCGGGCAGGCCGTCCCACGTCGTCACGCCGAAGGTGCTTTGCGTCCAGCCGGGGAAGGTTTCGTATTGCGGTTCGCAGAACTGGATGTCGTCCGCGTCCAGCGGCAGGATGTCGATGGGCTCGCCGCGCAGGGTGTAGCCGACGCACACCTTGATTTCCGACAAACCATCGAGCACGTCCAGCTTGGTGATGCACAGGCCGGTCAC is a genomic window of Vitreoscilla filiformis containing:
- the rnr gene encoding ribonuclease R, which translates into the protein MAKILKNNQENNSTLMAELEGTVQGHRDGHGFVQPDAGGDSIYLSPQEMRGVLHRDRVKVRVVRLDRKGRPEGRVVDILERRKTPIIGRLLLEKGAWIVAPEDKRYGQDILIPKNAVASAQAGQVVSVELTEPPSMFSQPVGRVVEVLGQIDDPGMEIEIAVRKYGVPHIFSPETVAQAAALPDKLRPADYKQRIDLRDVPLVTIDGEDARDFDDAVYCEPHSSGRGKSALKGWRLLVAIADVSHYVKPGEALDKDAFERATSVYFPRRVIPMLPEKLSNGLCSLNPEVERLSMVCDMVIDEEGEIQAYQFYPAVIRSHARLTYTEVAAALANTRGPEAQKRAELVPHLVNLHELYRALLKARNRRGAVDFETTETQIVCDELGRIQQIVPRVRNDAHRLIEETMLAANVCAADFIAEKKHPGLFRVHEGPTPEKRQALQNYLKALGLGFTLSDDPKPAELQAISKATQDRPDAQQIHTMLLRSMQQAIYTPHNSGHFGLAYSGYTHFTSPIRRYPDLMVHRVIKALLTGKRLAVKNVGAGVERQTMRLGGRGLPPAPEPGAKKPTRSGAAEVPLWEQIGLHCSANERRADEASSDVQAWLKCRYMRERLGEEFMGTVSAVTSFGVFVTLDALYVEGLIHITELGGEYFRFDEVRQELRGERTGLRYVIGTKVKVQVSRVDLDGRRIDFRIVREGDGERLLAKGRSAESASAVQTLAATQQADRQAKRAAKSAKSIQGARAAQAGRGNVARRAATSRKKKG
- a CDS encoding tripartite tricarboxylate transporter substrate-binding protein — its product is MLLTPNTVPASLTRRQVLTWGATAATALSGSLACAADPAPVQGTLTLVVGYAPGGATDRAARLIGEHLRARHGLNVIVDNRTGAGGRIAAQQVKRAGADQNVLLLANPATMVIAPVVFKDAGYDPEKDFVPVSQVSEYQFAIAVGASIPLKEVNHLFAWLRSNPDRANFGVPATGSLPHFFSLMLAEQAKVSPQIIGYKGSAPLQTDLIGGQVPVAIDTLDSLYALHQAGKLRILASSGEQRASFARDIPTFREAGLKLSANGWNTFFAPVQMPSAKVQWLATAIRAAMQEPSIRQAFDKVFMTPVITNQEETRRALAQFRAQWLPIVQRTHFEP
- a CDS encoding tripartite tricarboxylate transporter substrate-binding protein; amino-acid sequence: MNDRLLSSRPHRVTRPLAALALGCASLLLPWSVAHAAPDDTLTLVVGYPAGGTTDQVARILAPHLSARLRMPVKVENRVGHGGHQAARDVAKADASQNVLLLSNPAVMVIAPVTQNNLGYSPDKDFTPVAHVVDYELALAINKDLPPNRMMFLVSWLWSHPEDSRFAVPALASLPHFFGLKLSVAARVKPTIVDGKGSAALAANLASGREKIAIDTLSALLPRHQKGDVIILATSGRQRAKQLPDVPTFYENGLKISALGWNAFYAPSSMPAAKVQMLGGHIRSVMSDPAVRKAILNTGMVPVAAGPDETAQMLRRFRSEWEPLVRHYSFAP
- a CDS encoding nuclear transport factor 2 family protein — translated: MPPRRSPTPPELQPVLALLSTLEPLIYAANAGADRAHFEALLAPDFWEVGGSGQVYDRAFVLDTLEERQRHPREEAWHTFDWHLRPVDERHVLLTYALQQPTRLSRRATLWRRTTDGWQMVYHQGTPVL
- a CDS encoding phosphoribosyltransferase, with the protein product MMLTDDGKHLYVSWDEYHLLIEKLALKVHASGWEFDQILCLARGGLRPGDVLSRVFDKPLAIMATSSYRAEGGTIQGRLDMAKYITMPKGELAGRVLLVDDLADSGVTLQAVVERLRGMPAIAELRSAVLWTKAVSCYTPDYYVEMLATSLWIHQPFEEYDTLRPAGLARKLSI
- a CDS encoding sulfatase-like hydrolase/transferase: MTRNVLFIMADQLRRDHLACYGHPYIRTPHLDALARRGVRFDQAYVNSGVCGPSRMSYYTGRYPSSHGATWNRVPLPIGEVTLGEYLRSAGHRLALAGKTHVMPDHAGLQRLDIDGGSALGALLRRGGFEEIDRYDGHHRPGAESGYPAFLRAMGYDSADPWSDYVISGIDASGQVVSGWHMRNVHLPARVAEPHSETAYMTDQAMDFMSRQGDSPWVLHLSYVKPHWPYMAPAPYHARYSFDQCLPVQRHAAELEDAHPVVAAYRQSEESQSFAMEDCVRTVRPVYQGLIEQLDHHLGRLFEHMDRLGVLQDTLILFCADHGEFLGDHWLGEKELFYDMVQRVPFIVVDPSPAADATRGQVEQRLVESVDVVPTILSALGLPCPSHRLEGRSLLPLLHGHTTDWRDAAFSELDYSFKLARRRLGHTPQNARAYSVRQGRWRYVYWLEAPEQLYDLEADPHEMHDLGREASTASVRQALRDTLLDWLARRKRRTTLTDEQVETSTHAHKQAGVYFGQW